The window ttgtggtataaTTTCTGTGGTTATACTCTTTTGTTAACATTATGCAACTCCACTAGAAACCTGGTTACTTAAAGGagtattctgggttaaatacaagttaagctctatgggCACTATCTGTGGTGTGCTGTGCATTACTActgaaataatgattgttttgacAGGAATACATTTATACTGTCCTTGCTGATAACAGATTGAGTTTGTTATATCAAGCTCTATTCAAGTAACTATgatgatttatgtcatttttgacctCCTAcctgttttttttggtttgttttgtttcgaGTTTCTTCTCCAGATGTATGTCATCACCTTCCCAATAATTTTTAATTTCAATCTTTACACCtgtaggaatattccgggttcaatacaagttaagttcagtggtggtggcgtagtgggctaaagcacatgactggtaatcagaaggttgctggttcgacctccagagccaccaccattgtgtccttgagcaaggcacttaactccaggttgctccggggggattgtccctgtaataagggctctgtaagtcgctttggataaaagcgtctgccaaatgcataaaggtaaatgtaagttcaatcgacagcatttgttgcataacgttgataaccacaaaaaacgATTACAACTCGTCCttcttttcttaaataaaaaagctaaatctgggTTACGTTGaggcacaaaatgtaaacaatatgagtgttaacattATATTTGCTTATTTATCTTTTCTGTGTTATGTTAAAGTTACATACAGTTTTACagctgttgccatgacgatgtaacctCATAAACCCTGAAACCCTAAAAAGACCatgaaaacaatgatttaaacaaatacagtacagtccAAAGATccaagagttttaacagaaaccAGCTCGGATTGGCTCTGGCAGTACCCgtgaccctacataggacaagcggctatgggagatggatggacggacacatttttgcctttaaaccctcaataATTGGCctaattcacttccactgtaagtgcctcactgtaactttgacttttgcttttttaaagaaaagaagggatacgttgaaataattgttttattatgccATCGATTGAGCTtgaacttatattgaacctggaacgttCCTTTAATTGCAGCACGGTTTACTTAAgcatttgttaatttaattatttgttatttgtttgtttgtttgttttacagatCAGATTCCGATCGGATTGGATCAGAATCAGATCCCACTCCTGCACTTTTTATTTATCATTGTTCTTTTCATATTTTACACCCGTTTATTTATAACAGGAGATTTTATAGCAGGTCCCACTGGTACACATCTACAAAAGCCAGAGACACAAAATCTCCTATTATCCAGGTCTTGATTTTCATTCTGATCTACACATTgcattttttcctttttcatttCCATTCACCCTTTTTTAATTACAAAGAATTACCGTCATGGTGAAAACTCCCATGTCTAAAATTTGGAGGCTAAAGACACAGATTTATACAGGCTGATTAGCAttaagatttgtatttgtatatgcataatactttttcatttgatgATCATTTGAACTTAACCAGGTTAATTTCACAGCAGCAAGGTTAATATTTAGACGACATATTCATCAAGCAACAATCAAGTGGTGGTATGTTATTAACCTGGGCAGTTTTCTCTTTAGGAGATTAGTGTGGTGGAACAGGAGAAACTGGACAACATGATGATAGAATTGGACGGCACAGAGAACAAATGTGAGTTTCTCTCTTACATATTCAAATATTGATCAGAAATAAACCCCTAAGAAAGAtaataaaagagaaaataattaaatCTGTAAACTTTGTGATGCAAAAGACCCCAAAAGTACGACGAACCCCTTGCGATATTATAAAGACATGTTGTTTGCTAAATTAAAATAACTGGCTTTTATAGTACCATTATGCAAAAGCAAAAttaattatttctattttatatgtaatataatatgtaatatgtatgtatatgtatatgtatatatatatatatatatatatatatatatatatatatatatatatatatattttttttacattatttgaaatgatatatgtatatatgtatatgtatgtattttaaattgtttaaaaaatgttccCCCTTATTTTTTTAGGGGACACCTTAAGGCCCCCTGTTTCCAAACCCctgtattaaaacacatttctggtCTTCTTGAGAACAATATATCTGTGCATGtgattccaaagaaaaaaaatatgtttgcaatCTTGAAATTAATTTCCTTTTTCGGCTGACGTCACCAGTCCCTCCTATTTTTTAGGTGGTTGTCCCTCCAACCACCTCTCATTTCACGATATACTATCTGTTTCACTGTTGACTTTTATAACGTTTATCATGGTGTAACTTTTAAgttcaaatttgttgtttttatgagAAATCAGATTGTTTTTAAATCATATAGCATTTAAAGCATAATTATGAATCATTCCAACTCTTGTTACAATTTTTTCAATAGCCCAATTTTAGTTGTTCAGAATGAAACTAGCATGCAAAACTCAAAAATACAGAGAGTTATACAGTTATTTGACCCATTAATTTTGTCTACAGCTCAATTTGGTGCCAATGCCATCCTGGGAGTGTCTCTGGCCATCTGCAAGGCTGGTGCGGCAGAGAAAGGGGTACCCCTGTACCGTCACATTGCTGATCTGGCAGGAAACACAGAACTAGTGCTGCCAGTTCCTGTAAGATAATTCATCATTCAATTTTCAGCTGGATGAATTTATTAAAAAGCATAAACATTTTCAGCTGTTTGTATATTCTATTAATTATCTACGTGAAATATAATTGCTTAGTATATCTGCCCATCCATTTGTCTATCTACTCAGGCGTTTAATGTAATAAACGGAGGCTCTCATGCTGGGAACAAGCTTGCCATGCAGGAATTCATGGTACTTCCTGTAGGGGCGGAGTCGTTCCGTGATGCACTGCGTGTTGGTGCAGAACTCTACCAGACCCTGAAAGGTGTCATCAAGGAGAAGTACGGCCAAGATGCCACCAACGTTGGTGATGAGGGAGGTTTTGCTCCAAACATCTTGGAGAACAGTGAAGGTGTGTATATTCTGTATGTGGGATAACGGTTTCAGACAGTGTAAGATAATCCCCCTGTAAAAGCTTTATCACCTTGTTTGTAATGCACTTGTATCATAACTAATTTATCCACATCTACGTTGTGATGGCTTCTCTATTCCTCGCCAAAAGCACTGGAGTTGATCAAAACTGCCATAGACAAGGCCGGTTTCACAGATAAAGTTGTGATCGGAATGGATGTGGCCGCCTCTGAGTTCTACCGCGATGGGAAGTATGACCTGGACTTCAAGTCGCCCCCAGACCCCAACAGACACATTACAAGCGATGAGCTTTTAGAGATCTACCAGACATTTGTCAATGACTATCCAGGTAAGCTGAACTTAGGAGGACTTTAGAATATGAAATGATTAAGCATTTTAGTGGTTGGAAAAGCAACTATCTGAAAAACACTCTTTTAAATGGAGTAAACTCCGTCCACGAGTATTATGTTGGTAAAACTTTATTGTTCATGCAGCCAGAAAAGTAGTCCCACCACAAACGGATGATTACAGctcaaattaaacacattttgtaCATAAGAATGTATATAAGTGCTGGAAcaaaaatataagcttcacatttccacTTTTATACCCTCTGAAATCAGACTGAATGCAGCACTGTGAATTCAGAAAaagtaggttgaaagttttgctgtctaattcggtctgtgcttactgaaattcaaatcgCTGCCCCCAGTGACCGAAGCTGGAATTGACCACAGTGTGGCACTAAAATCGAGTTGTGTTTGTAGTTGAAAATGACGTAATACAGCCAAtactaatgcatattttattaactatatCCTCTAACCCAAACCCTTAACCTTACCGTCAGTGGAGTACAAATgaaattttagagtgaaaatgcatccTCTGAATCGCCCCTACATTTGTTTACATGAGCGCGATATCTTCCTGGCTCCCATGGGACTGAAACCAGTGTCTTGGAGGTTGATTGTGTGCTAGCATTAGCGCTATAGTTTGAAATGTGATTTAATTGACACACACTCTTGAATTGGCGCAAAAACGTTTGAGCAAGGTGCTTGTCAGACATTGGGCTAAagggggttgatttcagggtacatgaactttcggaagcacCATGTCGATTTCCCATGTGGTCATGCTGCTGGAATGCCTAGcatcatagacttccattgtacagCATGTGCATTTCTGAAAGCATTTTCACCTGTTTTTACAATCTGAGGGACAAATCAAAATagatttgtggaaatcaacaacATGCCAAAAGATGGAACAAGTTGCATTTAACCTAGAACAAGCCATGCAGGGTCTGAAATTTAGAGGATTCCAGAAAAAAATgcctacaaaaatgtttttttggattTTTCTGCTTTTTAATTGTAGTATCTTATATAgtttttaataatatgtttaaGTTCTAGTTTTACATATTATGgcataaaacaagatttaattcTTAGAATAAGAAGTAATACATTCTCAATCTTGAAGTATTTGAAGTGCATTGAATATTTGACATAAACGACAGAGACAGATTgttttaaatggtaaaaaatggttaaagggatagttcacccaaaaatgaaaattctctcatcatttactcaccctcatgccatcccagatgtgtataactttctttcttcagcagaacaaaaacaaagatgttttgaaaaatatctcagcactgtaggtccataaaatttaagtgaatggtgaccagacatttgtagccccaaaaatcacataaaggaaacatgaaAGAAATCCATCTGACCCCaatttttaaatctatatcttctgaagcaatataaaaggtgtgggtgagaaacagaaaattatttgaattcttttttactctaaatctccactttaacgttcactttcagatgtgaaagtgcaaatttaaagtaaaaaaattaatttgatttgtttctcacccacccacaccttttatattgcttcagaaaatatggatttaaccactagagtggtgtggattacttttatgtttcctttatgtgattttttggagcttcaaaggactggtcaccattcacttgaattgtaaggacctacagagctgaaatattcttctaaaaatcttaatttgtgttctgctgaaggaagaaagtcataaacatctgggatggcatgaaggtgattaaaagaattaaaatttttgggtgaactgtccctttaaaggtaaaaaaaacaccacaaaaaatgtaattcatgggGAATTTGTCTCTAatgaaaaagttaatttctgacactaatACAATGTGAcctagcaaaaaaataaatgcaattttaaaacattttaaaaatcgtgttttaacaattctgtcatcttttcgTTTATGTCTTGCCCTTAATTGAATAGTGGTCTCCATTGAGGATCCATTCGATCAGGATGACTGGCCCGCCTGGACTAACATGACAGGTTCAATCGGGGTCCAGATTGTGGGAGACGACCTGACCGTGACAAACCCAAAGAGGATAGAAAAAGCTGCTGAAGATCGTGCCTGTAACTGTCTGCTCCTGAAAGTCAACCAAATTGGCACCGTTACAGAGGCCATCCAGGCGTGAGTAAAAGCCATAAATCATAGAGGCCTAGACATGTCAACTCAACTATTTTGTAATTTTCCACGTGCCTTTCCATCTTGCCTCGAGCACTCAGCCTTGTGTACTCTATTGACTGCGAGCCACACTATTTGACTGCTTGGTGATGATCTTTTAGCACAGTCAGTGTCAGGCATATGCGCCGATGATGCGGTCAGTAATTTAAAAATTAGTCTATCAATCTATTTCGCAATCCATGTTTTTTGCCAACTGGAAAAacgtgttaaaggtgcactcagtaacatgtatgtttatgtttgctgacacctagtggtgtaggTCAGTGTCTCTCAACCAGGGagtcgggacccactagggggcctcagcacactttcAGGGGGGCCTCATGATCTCTTAGAATGATTTAAAATAAGGTAGattattatattgtttatataatcattataattcaacttactgaaaatgcaataaataaatcacaattaataACTCCCTTTAACTAAATACCTCTAACTAAATTATCTACACCAAG of the Xyrauchen texanus isolate HMW12.3.18 chromosome 10, RBS_HiC_50CHRs, whole genome shotgun sequence genome contains:
- the LOC127650925 gene encoding gamma-enolase, which encodes MSIVSIIAREILDSRGNPTVEVDLRTDKGLFRAAVPSGASTGIYEALELRDGDKSRYKGKGVLKAVGHINDTLGPAVIASEISVVEQEKLDNMMIELDGTENKSQFGANAILGVSLAICKAGAAEKGVPLYRHIADLAGNTELVLPVPAFNVINGGSHAGNKLAMQEFMVLPVGAESFRDALRVGAELYQTLKGVIKEKYGQDATNVGDEGGFAPNILENSEALELIKTAIDKAGFTDKVVIGMDVAASEFYRDGKYDLDFKSPPDPNRHITSDELLEIYQTFVNDYPVVSIEDPFDQDDWPAWTNMTGSIGVQIVGDDLTVTNPKRIEKAAEDRACNCLLLKVNQIGTVTEAIQACKLAQANGWGVMVSHRSGETEDTFIADLVVGLCTGQIKTGAPCRSERLAKYNQLMRIEEELGDQARFAGHNFRNPSAL